The following are encoded in a window of Bacillus sp. SORGH_AS_0510 genomic DNA:
- a CDS encoding YjzD family protein, with product MQYFWTFFWSFLLVHMLTYVISSMSGVSYDFVSGTIAAVVVTILVFVVSSIIPNEPVAEKH from the coding sequence ATGCAATACTTTTGGACTTTTTTCTGGTCATTTCTTTTAGTACACATGCTTACATATGTAATTAGCTCTATGTCAGGAGTTAGTTACGATTTTGTATCGGGTACAATTGCTGCAGTTGTAGTGACAATTTTAGTTTTCGTTGTTTCTTCAATTATTCCAAACGAACCTGTTGCTGAAAAACACTAA
- a CDS encoding hydrolase, with amino-acid sequence MEHRNFLMDTQWNIIHYPEKPTGFGILIIGDERHFVDESKSFWTQNEGKLAIINELKEKGYTIFSSNLYGRNWGSDHAVELAQRLYQYVIRNEIMNNKIHILAEGMGALVALRLMEKMKGSIRSVILLNPILSLKHHLELEKEHKFFYKKLLKELSTAYHEDQRVIEEKIFNMEDSIYINENCPLKVIHVLANGKSYSKTKMYQQIISTSDIHPTFILPEKKPQLGKIFIKFMSSHESIL; translated from the coding sequence ATGGAACATCGAAATTTTCTTATGGATACCCAATGGAACATCATTCATTACCCTGAAAAGCCCACAGGATTTGGGATCTTGATTATTGGAGATGAAAGGCATTTTGTGGATGAAAGTAAATCCTTTTGGACACAGAATGAAGGAAAGCTAGCTATTATTAATGAACTAAAAGAAAAAGGGTACACCATTTTTTCCTCAAATCTTTATGGGCGAAACTGGGGGAGCGATCATGCTGTCGAGCTTGCTCAACGGTTATACCAGTATGTGATACGAAATGAAATAATGAATAATAAAATCCATATCTTAGCAGAAGGTATGGGTGCACTTGTTGCTCTAAGATTAATGGAAAAAATGAAGGGCAGCATTCGGTCGGTTATTCTCCTTAATCCCATCCTATCTTTAAAACATCATCTTGAATTGGAGAAGGAGCATAAGTTTTTTTATAAAAAGTTGTTGAAGGAGTTATCTACTGCCTATCATGAGGATCAAAGAGTAATTGAAGAAAAGATTTTTAACATGGAAGATTCAATTTATATAAATGAAAACTGCCCACTAAAGGTAATCCATGTACTTGCCAACGGGAAATCCTACTCAAAGACAAAAATGTATCAACAAATTATCAGCACTTCAGATATTCATCCTACTTTTATTCTTCCCGAAAAAAAGCCACAGTTAGGCAAGATATTTATCAAATTTATGAGCAGTCATGAATCTATCCTTTAA